One segment of Kitasatospora viridis DNA contains the following:
- a CDS encoding discoidin domain-containing protein — MRTLLSLLRSPGGARRSRPHRAHPNRPRRAAAALLAVLALCVPLLGTVVAPAAAAPANLALGKTATVSSSNGQYTAANLNDGSQSSYWEGATGAFPQWAQLDLGAATPIDQVVLKLPSSWSARSQTLALQGSTDGTNYATVVAATSYTFDPASGNTVSINFGATSTRYVRVNITANTGWNAAQLAEFEVYGATAAGTNLALGKTMSDSGHTQNYVAANADDGDPTTYWESTDNAFPQWLQVDLGASVAVDQVVLKLPPATAWAARTQTLAVQGSTDGSTFTDLAPSAGYTFDPATGNTVTIDFGQATTRYVRLNVTANTGWPAAQIGEFEVYGPTGAVQPPNPPGNLGYTQSASGAVTLTWTASSSPNLAGYDVYANNALLTSVPASATSYTDNPPVTATVSYFVRAKDTAGNESANSNTVTRTGSSATAPTAPSNLAYTQPSSGQVALTWSAASDAVGVTGYTVYRNGAKLATVGGSTLGYTDSVADSLTVSYDVTASNAAGLESAASNTVTRTGSGGTSTNLALHKPIDGTAYTYTYAPANADDGDATTYFEGSSYPSQLTVHLGANADLSSVAVKLNPAAAWSARTQTIAVLGREQSSSTFTTLVPAQSYSFDPSGNQNTVTIPVSGRVADVELSITSNSGAPGGQVGEFEVYGTPAPNPDLTVTSSSWTPTAPVETDAITASAMVKNGGTAPSVATDVNFYLGSTKVGSTTVGALAPGATQSVSATIGTQNAGSYQLTTKVDESKQNFNLTGDQSYTNPTDLVVAPVQSADLVGTLNWTPATPAAGNTVNFTATVKNQGTIATTAGSHGITLTLLDPAGNTVTTLTGAVNGTIAAGATAAPVALGSWTAANGKYTGHLVLAADPNELPVKQPHLTSDTPVFVGQGANMPYDSYKSTDGQLGGAAAVVGPNRTIGDLAGEATQRTAVTLDNTGDSVSWTSRESTNTFVLRYSIPDAPGGGGINATLDLYANGQLVQPLNLSSHYAWLYGSETSPGKSPSAGSPRHIYDESSFLLGQSFPTGTVFTLKKDAANTSQYAIDFMNLEQATQVANPDPAHLVVPGGFTQQDVQNALDKVRMDTTGTLTGVYLPAGQYAVTGRLSVYGKPVKVVGAGVWYSQFTAPQNQTDTDTGWDLQSGASGSTFTGFAWFGNYNTRQDGPGHTWDLRNQSNITIDNVWIEHNVVGIWGASNVQNSTFTNLRIRDTMADGINLTNGSQGNLISNDEARSTGDDSFALFAAQDQNPGAKEENNTIQNVTAMTPWRAAGVAVYGGGGNTVQNFTVSDTLCYSGLTLSSLNFGFAFEGFESSPQTTVRNFTLARDGGHFWGNQVFGAIWVFSATQPFQGIRVSDAGITDPTYSGIMFQTDYSGGSALNPVTDTVFTDTTITGAHADNDAYGTGKSGYGIWANPLPEPGQGPAVGSVTFNHLVENDNDVNIQNTTSTFAITVNP, encoded by the coding sequence ATGAGAACACTTCTGTCACTGCTGCGGTCACCCGGTGGGGCTCGCCGATCCCGACCGCACCGTGCCCACCCGAACCGGCCGCGCCGCGCCGCCGCCGCGCTCCTCGCGGTGCTCGCGCTCTGCGTGCCGCTGCTCGGCACCGTGGTCGCGCCCGCCGCCGCGGCCCCCGCCAACCTGGCGCTCGGCAAGACCGCCACCGTCTCCAGCAGCAACGGCCAGTACACCGCGGCCAACCTCAACGACGGCTCGCAGAGCAGCTACTGGGAGGGCGCCACCGGCGCCTTCCCGCAGTGGGCCCAGCTCGACCTGGGCGCCGCGACCCCGATCGACCAGGTGGTGCTCAAGCTCCCGAGCTCCTGGTCCGCCCGCAGCCAGACGCTCGCGCTCCAGGGCAGCACCGACGGCACGAACTACGCCACCGTCGTGGCCGCCACCTCGTACACCTTCGACCCGGCCTCCGGCAACACCGTGTCGATCAACTTCGGCGCCACCAGCACCCGTTACGTGCGGGTGAACATCACCGCCAACACCGGCTGGAACGCCGCCCAGCTCGCCGAGTTCGAGGTCTACGGCGCCACCGCGGCGGGCACCAACCTCGCGCTCGGCAAGACCATGAGCGACTCCGGGCACACCCAGAACTACGTCGCCGCCAATGCCGACGACGGCGACCCCACCACCTACTGGGAGAGCACCGACAACGCCTTCCCGCAGTGGCTCCAGGTCGACCTCGGCGCCTCCGTCGCCGTCGACCAGGTGGTGCTCAAGCTCCCGCCCGCCACCGCCTGGGCCGCCCGCACCCAGACCCTCGCCGTCCAGGGCAGCACCGACGGCAGCACCTTCACCGACCTGGCGCCCTCGGCCGGCTACACCTTCGACCCGGCCACCGGAAACACCGTCACCATCGACTTCGGCCAGGCCACCACCCGTTACGTCCGACTGAACGTCACCGCCAATACCGGCTGGCCGGCCGCGCAGATCGGCGAGTTCGAGGTCTACGGCCCGACCGGCGCCGTCCAGCCGCCGAACCCGCCCGGCAACCTCGGCTACACCCAGAGCGCGAGCGGCGCCGTCACCCTGACCTGGACCGCCTCCAGCAGCCCGAACCTGGCCGGCTACGACGTCTACGCGAACAACGCGCTGCTCACCTCCGTCCCGGCGAGCGCCACCAGCTACACCGACAACCCGCCCGTCACCGCCACCGTCAGCTACTTCGTCCGAGCCAAGGACACCGCAGGCAACGAGTCGGCCAACAGCAACACCGTCACCCGCACCGGCTCCTCCGCCACCGCACCGACCGCCCCCAGCAACCTCGCCTACACCCAACCCTCCTCCGGCCAGGTCGCGTTGACCTGGTCCGCCGCCTCCGACGCGGTCGGCGTCACCGGCTACACCGTCTACCGCAACGGCGCCAAGCTCGCCACGGTCGGCGGCAGCACCCTCGGCTACACCGACTCCGTCGCCGACTCGCTCACCGTCTCCTACGACGTCACCGCGAGCAACGCCGCCGGCCTGGAGTCCGCCGCCTCCAACACCGTCACCCGCACCGGCTCCGGCGGCACCAGCACCAACCTCGCCCTGCACAAGCCGATCGACGGCACCGCCTACACCTACACCTACGCCCCGGCGAACGCCGACGACGGCGACGCGACCACCTACTTCGAGGGCTCCAGCTACCCCTCGCAGCTCACCGTGCACCTGGGCGCCAACGCCGACCTCAGCTCGGTGGCGGTGAAGCTGAACCCGGCCGCCGCCTGGTCGGCCCGCACCCAGACGATCGCGGTGCTCGGCCGAGAGCAGAGCTCCTCGACCTTCACCACCCTGGTCCCCGCCCAGTCCTACTCCTTCGACCCGAGCGGCAACCAGAACACCGTCACCATCCCGGTCAGCGGCCGGGTGGCCGACGTCGAGCTCTCCATCACGAGCAACAGCGGCGCCCCCGGCGGCCAGGTCGGCGAGTTCGAGGTCTACGGCACCCCGGCGCCCAACCCCGACCTCACCGTGACCAGCAGCTCCTGGACGCCGACCGCGCCCGTGGAGACCGACGCGATCACCGCCTCCGCCATGGTGAAGAACGGCGGCACCGCCCCCTCGGTCGCCACCGACGTCAACTTCTACCTCGGCAGCACCAAGGTCGGCTCCACCACCGTCGGTGCGCTGGCCCCCGGCGCCACCCAGAGCGTCTCGGCCACGATCGGCACCCAGAACGCGGGAAGCTACCAACTCACCACCAAGGTCGACGAGTCCAAGCAGAACTTCAACCTCACCGGCGACCAGAGCTACACCAACCCGACCGACCTGGTGGTCGCCCCCGTCCAGTCCGCCGACCTGGTCGGCACGCTCAACTGGACGCCCGCCACCCCGGCCGCCGGAAACACCGTCAACTTCACCGCCACGGTGAAGAACCAGGGCACCATCGCCACCACCGCCGGCAGCCACGGCATCACGCTCACCCTGCTCGACCCCGCCGGGAACACCGTCACCACCCTGACCGGCGCGGTCAACGGCACCATCGCCGCCGGCGCCACCGCCGCCCCGGTCGCCCTCGGCTCCTGGACGGCCGCCAACGGCAAGTACACCGGCCACCTGGTGCTCGCCGCCGACCCGAACGAACTGCCCGTCAAGCAGCCGCACCTGACCAGCGACACCCCGGTCTTCGTCGGCCAGGGCGCCAACATGCCCTACGACTCCTACAAGTCCACCGACGGCCAACTCGGCGGAGCCGCCGCCGTGGTCGGCCCCAACCGCACCATCGGCGACCTGGCCGGCGAGGCCACCCAGCGCACCGCCGTCACGCTGGACAACACCGGCGACTCGGTCAGCTGGACCTCCCGCGAGTCCACCAACACCTTCGTGCTGCGTTACTCGATCCCCGACGCGCCGGGCGGCGGCGGCATCAACGCCACCCTCGACCTCTACGCCAACGGCCAGTTGGTGCAGCCGCTGAACCTCTCCTCGCACTACGCCTGGCTGTACGGCTCGGAGACCAGCCCCGGCAAGAGCCCGAGCGCCGGCTCGCCCCGGCACATCTACGACGAGTCCAGCTTCCTGCTCGGCCAGTCCTTCCCGACCGGCACCGTCTTCACCCTGAAGAAGGACGCCGCCAACACCTCCCAGTACGCGATCGACTTCATGAACCTGGAGCAGGCCACCCAGGTCGCCAACCCGGACCCGGCCCACCTGGTGGTGCCCGGCGGCTTCACCCAGCAGGACGTGCAGAACGCCCTCGACAAGGTGCGGATGGACACCACCGGCACCCTGACCGGCGTCTACCTGCCGGCCGGCCAGTACGCGGTGACGGGACGGCTGTCGGTCTACGGCAAGCCGGTCAAGGTGGTCGGCGCCGGCGTCTGGTACAGCCAGTTCACCGCCCCACAGAACCAGACCGACACCGACACCGGCTGGGACCTGCAGTCCGGCGCGAGCGGCTCGACCTTCACCGGCTTCGCCTGGTTCGGCAACTACAACACCCGCCAGGACGGCCCCGGCCACACCTGGGACCTGCGCAACCAGTCGAACATCACCATCGACAACGTGTGGATCGAGCACAACGTGGTCGGCATCTGGGGCGCCTCCAACGTGCAGAACTCCACCTTCACCAACCTGCGGATCCGCGACACCATGGCCGACGGCATCAACCTGACCAACGGCAGCCAGGGCAACCTGATCTCCAACGACGAGGCCCGCTCCACCGGTGACGACAGCTTCGCGCTGTTCGCCGCCCAGGACCAGAACCCGGGCGCCAAGGAGGAGAACAACACCATCCAGAACGTCACCGCGATGACCCCCTGGCGGGCGGCCGGCGTCGCCGTCTACGGCGGTGGCGGGAACACGGTGCAGAACTTCACCGTCTCCGACACCCTGTGCTACTCGGGCCTGACCCTCTCCTCGCTCAACTTCGGCTTCGCCTTCGAGGGTTTCGAGTCCAGCCCGCAGACCACCGTCCGCAACTTCACCCTGGCCAGGGACGGCGGCCACTTCTGGGGCAACCAGGTCTTCGGGGCGATCTGGGTGTTCTCCGCCACCCAGCCGTTCCAGGGCATCCGGGTCAGCGACGCCGGCATCACCGACCCGACCTACAGCGGCATCATGTTCCAGACCGACTACTCGGGAGGCAGCGCGCTCAACCCGGTGACCGACACCGTCTTCACCGACACCACGATCACCGGCGCCCACGCCGACAACGACGCCTACGGCACCGGGAAGTCCGGCTACGGCATCTGGGCCAACCCGCTGCCCGAGCCCGGCCAGGGGCCGGCGGTCGGATCGGTGACGTTCAACCACCTGGTGGAGAACGACAACGACGTCAACATCCAGAACACCACGTCGACCTTCGCCATCACCGTGAACCCGTGA
- a CDS encoding carbohydrate ABC transporter permease, which yields MTTTTRTLISPVQLNRPRGRRAYRIVLALVLLTATAVFLGPLYWMATGGLKSPQELVRTPPTLVPAHPSTHAFTEAWSRLGMARLLLNTVVYAGGALLLQLVFCVAAAYSLSKLRPVLGRAILAMMLASMMVPAAALVIPQYLTVLDLPLVHWNLQDTPWVIWLPTVANAFNVFLLKRFFDSVPDELLDAAALDGARPLRILWSVVLPISRPVLGVVSIFALVAVWKDFLWPLITVPGNETLNVGVNTAATSMPQNTLIAGLFLASLPTLVLFLVLQRTITAGLTAGSLKG from the coding sequence ATGACCACCACCACCCGCACCCTGATCTCCCCGGTCCAGCTGAACCGGCCGCGCGGCCGGCGCGCCTACCGGATCGTGCTCGCCCTGGTGCTGCTCACCGCCACCGCCGTCTTCCTCGGACCGCTGTACTGGATGGCCACCGGCGGGCTCAAGTCCCCGCAGGAGCTGGTGCGCACCCCGCCCACCCTGGTCCCCGCGCACCCGAGTACGCACGCCTTCACCGAGGCCTGGTCGCGCCTGGGCATGGCCCGGCTGCTGCTCAACACCGTGGTCTACGCGGGCGGGGCGCTGCTGCTCCAGCTGGTGTTCTGCGTGGCGGCGGCCTACTCGCTCTCCAAGCTGCGGCCGGTGCTGGGCCGGGCGATCCTCGCCATGATGCTCGCCTCGATGATGGTGCCGGCCGCCGCCCTGGTGATCCCGCAGTACCTGACCGTGCTCGACCTGCCGCTGGTGCACTGGAACCTGCAGGACACCCCGTGGGTGATCTGGCTGCCCACGGTGGCCAACGCCTTCAACGTCTTCCTGCTGAAGCGGTTCTTCGACTCCGTGCCCGACGAGCTGCTGGACGCCGCCGCGCTCGACGGCGCCAGGCCGCTGCGGATCCTCTGGTCGGTGGTGCTGCCGATCTCCCGGCCGGTCCTCGGGGTGGTGTCGATCTTCGCCCTGGTCGCGGTCTGGAAGGACTTCCTCTGGCCGCTGATCACCGTGCCGGGCAACGAGACCCTCAACGTCGGCGTCAACACCGCGGCCACCTCGATGCCGCAGAACACCCTGATCGCCGGCCTGTTCCTCGCCTCGCTGCCGACCCTGGTGCTCTTCCTGGTGCTCCAGCGCACCATCACGGCCGGCCTGACGGCGGGCAGCCTCAAGGGCTGA
- a CDS encoding uridine kinase produces MGQQRAGVHHSVSTWQQPCPPTTSHERTALVERIAKRILALGQGRLMVGIDGFTAAGKTSFGHELAERISTAGRPVLRATLDDFKKPWKDRHLYDRESGEGYYRNAYDYDAVKRLLLEPSRSPEATSCALCSIDPLTQKDHSSDRTSLFSDAVLIVDGVFAFRPEINEYWDFRVWLQVDAELSVQRGADRDQDWAGSDAESIHRNRYLVAERIYLQEVDPIPMMDIVIDNSTFASPRIVES; encoded by the coding sequence ATGGGACAGCAGCGGGCGGGCGTGCATCATTCGGTTTCGACTTGGCAGCAGCCGTGTCCTCCGACGACCTCTCACGAACGCACTGCGCTGGTCGAACGGATCGCGAAGCGGATCCTTGCCCTCGGCCAGGGCCGTCTGATGGTAGGGATCGACGGTTTCACCGCTGCGGGCAAGACGAGTTTCGGGCACGAATTGGCTGAGCGGATCAGTACTGCGGGACGGCCCGTGCTCCGGGCAACCCTTGATGACTTCAAGAAGCCGTGGAAGGACCGGCACCTGTATGACCGGGAGTCAGGTGAGGGGTACTACCGCAACGCGTACGACTATGACGCGGTCAAGCGGCTGCTGCTTGAGCCCTCCCGGTCGCCGGAGGCAACGTCGTGCGCGCTGTGCAGCATCGACCCGCTGACGCAGAAGGACCATTCCTCAGACCGGACGTCCCTCTTTTCGGATGCGGTGCTGATCGTGGATGGCGTCTTCGCCTTCCGGCCGGAGATCAACGAGTACTGGGACTTCCGTGTCTGGCTGCAGGTAGATGCGGAACTGTCCGTTCAGCGAGGTGCTGACCGTGATCAGGACTGGGCCGGGAGCGATGCGGAGTCGATCCACCGCAACCGGTATCTGGTGGCAGAGCGCATCTATCTTCAGGAAGTCGACCCGATCCCGATGATGGACATCGTCATCGACAACTCGACGTTCGCCAGCCCGCGCATCGTGGAGTCGTGA
- a CDS encoding extracellular solute-binding protein yields MTFHSSRTSPRRIATLALAAGMLLATAACSSSSSGKGSGGGAGGVADGSPLDPQTAVTISIDCAPGADQAAGKADYADDLAVFKVKYPNVTIDAKPYVGQCEVPAQQTAEYKAHDETGAFHAYFTDQDQTLNSGDAADISAYVNDRTVPGYSGMLASVKQNLGADGKVYALPINYYSTGLVYNRDLFKQAGLDPDKPPVTWDQVQADAKKIAALGGGVTGYEDYSGGNNGGWHFTSELYSLGGKMVSADGTKAAFDSPQGKQVLQRLHDMRFTDQSIGATPLTQWADAFPPLATGKVGMFIGAPDVVKHLIEVLGADKNAFGLGPMPGATGPAASLGGGDLYYLKKGQTPNQIKAEIAWIDFEYLTPDAGQFNFARSATLAAGSKDPVAISVPQPYFWSAGSPQLTAITDSLKTNGNLPLSDYDPYVNSPTSSVNEPPAAQQLYKVLDTAMSAVLTDPKADVDSLLATAESQANQILANQ; encoded by the coding sequence ATGACATTCCACAGCTCGCGCACCAGCCCGCGAAGAATCGCCACCCTCGCCCTCGCCGCCGGGATGCTCCTCGCCACCGCCGCCTGCAGTTCGTCCAGTTCGGGCAAGGGCTCCGGGGGCGGCGCCGGCGGCGTCGCGGACGGCAGCCCGCTCGACCCGCAGACCGCCGTCACCATCTCGATCGACTGCGCCCCCGGCGCCGACCAGGCCGCGGGGAAGGCCGACTACGCCGACGACCTGGCGGTGTTCAAGGTGAAGTACCCCAACGTCACCATCGACGCCAAGCCCTACGTGGGCCAGTGCGAGGTGCCCGCCCAGCAGACCGCGGAGTACAAGGCGCACGACGAGACCGGCGCCTTCCACGCCTACTTCACCGACCAGGACCAGACCCTCAACTCCGGTGACGCGGCCGACATCAGCGCCTACGTCAACGACCGGACGGTGCCCGGCTACTCCGGCATGCTCGCCAGCGTGAAGCAGAACCTCGGCGCGGACGGCAAGGTCTACGCCCTGCCGATCAACTACTACAGCACCGGCCTGGTCTACAACCGCGACCTGTTCAAGCAGGCCGGCCTCGACCCCGACAAGCCCCCGGTCACCTGGGACCAGGTGCAGGCCGACGCCAAGAAGATCGCCGCGCTCGGCGGCGGCGTCACCGGCTACGAGGACTACAGCGGCGGCAACAACGGCGGCTGGCACTTCACCTCGGAGCTCTACAGCCTCGGCGGCAAGATGGTCAGCGCCGACGGCACCAAGGCCGCCTTCGACTCCCCCCAGGGCAAGCAGGTGCTGCAACGCCTGCACGACATGCGCTTCACCGACCAGAGCATCGGCGCCACCCCGCTCACCCAGTGGGCCGACGCCTTCCCGCCGCTGGCCACCGGCAAGGTCGGCATGTTCATCGGCGCGCCCGACGTGGTCAAGCACCTGATCGAGGTGCTCGGCGCGGACAAGAACGCCTTCGGCCTGGGCCCGATGCCGGGCGCCACCGGCCCGGCCGCCAGCCTCGGCGGCGGCGACCTGTACTACCTGAAGAAGGGTCAGACCCCGAACCAGATCAAGGCCGAGATCGCCTGGATCGACTTCGAGTACCTGACCCCGGACGCCGGCCAGTTCAACTTCGCCCGCTCCGCCACGCTCGCCGCCGGCAGCAAGGACCCGGTCGCCATCTCGGTGCCGCAGCCCTACTTCTGGTCGGCCGGCTCCCCGCAGCTGACCGCGATCACCGACTCGCTGAAGACCAACGGCAACCTGCCGCTGTCCGACTACGACCCGTACGTCAACTCCCCCACCAGCTCGGTCAACGAGCCGCCGGCCGCGCAGCAGCTCTACAAGGTGCTGGACACCGCGATGTCCGCGGTGCTGACCGACCCGAAGGCCGACGTCGACAGCCTGCTCGCCACCGCCGAGTCCCAGGCGAACCAGATCCTGGCCAACCAGTGA
- a CDS encoding glycoside hydrolase family 13 protein, with protein MSVPGAHEPEWWRRAAIYQIYPRSFADGDGDGVGDLAGVLAHLPHLAELGVDAVWFNPWYASPQADAGYDVADYRRIDPLFGTLAQAEEVIRRAHELGIRVIVDVVPNHTSDQHPWFRAATAAGPGSPERERFWFRPGRGAGGELPPTDWQGFFGGPAWTRVTEPDGRPGQWYLHLFAPEQPDFNWQHPEVRAEFEEVLRFWFDRGADGFRVDSAALLVKDPALPVADDQVAFTDREEVHAIYRSWRAVADSYPGGRVLIGELWLPDARRLARYLRPGELHTVFNFPYLECSWQADALRTVIDDTLRLHEAAGAPATWVLSNHDVDRVVTRYGRADTSFAIYARRHGRPVDLALGTRRARAAALLTQALPGSVYLYQGEELGLWEVESIPDRLRQDPMWERKGRNPADPGRDGCRVPLPWSGDSPPFGFGPPGADRPWLPQPDGWKELTVEAQRADPGSVLALYRAALRLRRQLPDAPLAWLDSPAGVLAFRRGDSFACVVNLSGHPVAPPLDGTPLLASGPLDGEHLPPDTALWLRT; from the coding sequence GTGTCCGTCCCCGGAGCGCACGAACCCGAGTGGTGGCGCCGCGCCGCCATCTACCAGATCTACCCCCGCAGCTTCGCCGACGGCGACGGCGACGGCGTGGGCGACCTGGCCGGCGTCCTCGCGCACCTGCCGCACCTCGCCGAACTCGGCGTCGACGCCGTCTGGTTCAACCCCTGGTACGCCTCCCCACAGGCCGACGCCGGCTACGACGTGGCTGACTACCGCCGGATCGACCCGCTGTTCGGCACCCTGGCGCAGGCGGAGGAGGTGATCCGGCGGGCCCACGAGCTCGGCATCCGGGTGATCGTGGACGTGGTGCCCAACCACACCTCCGACCAGCACCCCTGGTTCCGGGCCGCGACGGCCGCCGGGCCCGGCTCACCGGAGCGGGAGCGGTTCTGGTTCCGTCCCGGGCGCGGCGCCGGCGGCGAGCTGCCGCCCACCGACTGGCAGGGCTTCTTCGGCGGCCCGGCCTGGACCCGGGTGACCGAGCCGGACGGCCGCCCGGGCCAGTGGTACCTGCACCTGTTCGCGCCCGAGCAGCCCGACTTCAACTGGCAGCACCCCGAGGTGCGGGCGGAGTTCGAGGAGGTGCTGCGGTTCTGGTTCGACCGGGGTGCGGACGGCTTCCGGGTGGACTCGGCCGCGCTGCTGGTCAAGGACCCCGCCCTGCCGGTCGCCGACGACCAGGTCGCCTTCACCGACCGGGAGGAGGTGCACGCGATCTACCGCTCCTGGCGGGCCGTCGCCGACTCCTACCCGGGCGGGCGGGTGCTGATCGGCGAGCTCTGGCTGCCCGACGCCCGGCGGCTGGCCCGCTACCTGCGCCCGGGCGAACTGCACACCGTCTTCAACTTCCCCTACCTGGAGTGCTCCTGGCAGGCGGACGCGCTGCGCACGGTGATCGACGACACGCTGCGGCTGCACGAGGCGGCCGGTGCGCCGGCCACCTGGGTGCTCTCCAACCACGACGTGGACCGGGTGGTCACCCGCTACGGCCGGGCGGACACCTCCTTCGCGATCTACGCCCGCCGGCACGGCCGCCCCGTCGACCTGGCGCTCGGCACCCGGCGGGCCCGCGCGGCGGCGCTGCTCACCCAGGCGTTGCCCGGCTCGGTCTACCTCTACCAGGGCGAGGAACTCGGGCTCTGGGAGGTCGAGTCGATCCCCGACCGGCTGCGCCAGGACCCGATGTGGGAGCGCAAGGGCCGCAACCCCGCCGACCCCGGCCGGGACGGCTGCCGGGTGCCGCTGCCCTGGTCCGGCGACAGCCCGCCGTTCGGCTTCGGCCCGCCCGGCGCCGACCGCCCCTGGCTGCCGCAGCCCGACGGCTGGAAGGAGCTCACCGTCGAGGCCCAGCGGGCCGACCCGGGCTCGGTGCTCGCGCTCTACCGGGCCGCCCTGCGGCTGCGCCGGCAGCTGCCGGACGCCCCGCTGGCCTGGCTCGACTCCCCCGCCGGGGTGCTCGCCTTCCGCCGCGGCGACTCCTTCGCGTGCGTGGTCAACCTCTCCGGGCACCCCGTCGCCCCGCCGCTCGACGGCACGCCGCTGCTGGCCAGCGGGCCGCTCGACGGGGAGCACCTACCTCCGGACACCGCCCTGTGGCTGCGCACCTGA
- a CDS encoding carbohydrate ABC transporter permease — translation MTAARPGPAASGPARARAARRRWLARNLRAHGFLAGALLCFVLFTWYPMVREITMSFQRVHHGATSWVGLANYRQITADPEFWSAWRNTLEFTGLALVLGFALPFLAAIVINELRHAQAYLRILVYLPVMLPPVAGILLFKYFMDPGYGLFDQVLHALHLPGSAWLASKDTAMPSLVLVSTWSNMGSATLVYLAALQGIPGELYEAAELDGANLLQRVRHVTVPQTRLILSLMLVLQVVATMQMFTEAFVLTGGGPEGSTTTVVYLLYDYAFSYDKFNTAAALGVIMLVVLGCFSALYLWLERRGRED, via the coding sequence GTGACCGCCGCGCGGCCGGGCCCGGCGGCCAGCGGCCCGGCCCGCGCCCGGGCGGCCCGGCGCCGCTGGCTGGCCCGGAACCTGCGCGCCCACGGGTTCCTCGCCGGCGCGCTGCTCTGCTTCGTGCTGTTCACCTGGTACCCGATGGTCCGTGAGATCACCATGTCCTTCCAGCGGGTCCACCACGGCGCCACCAGCTGGGTGGGGCTGGCCAACTACCGCCAGATCACCGCCGATCCGGAGTTCTGGTCGGCCTGGCGCAACACCCTGGAGTTCACCGGGCTCGCGCTGGTGCTCGGCTTCGCGCTGCCGTTCCTGGCCGCGATCGTGATCAACGAACTCCGGCACGCCCAGGCCTACCTGCGGATCCTGGTGTACCTGCCGGTGATGCTGCCGCCGGTGGCCGGGATCCTGCTCTTCAAGTACTTCATGGACCCGGGCTACGGGCTGTTCGACCAGGTCCTGCACGCCCTGCACCTGCCGGGCTCGGCCTGGTTGGCGTCCAAGGACACCGCGATGCCCTCGCTGGTGCTGGTCTCCACCTGGAGCAACATGGGCAGCGCCACCCTGGTCTACCTGGCCGCCCTGCAGGGCATCCCCGGCGAGCTCTACGAGGCCGCCGAACTCGACGGCGCCAACCTGCTGCAACGCGTGCGGCACGTGACGGTGCCGCAGACCCGGCTGATCCTCTCGCTCATGCTGGTGCTCCAAGTGGTCGCCACCATGCAGATGTTCACCGAGGCCTTCGTGCTCACCGGCGGCGGCCCCGAGGGCTCCACCACCACCGTGGTCTACCTGCTGTACGACTACGCGTTCAGCTACGACAAGTTCAACACCGCGGCCGCCCTCGGCGTGATCATGCTGGTGGTGCTCGGCTGCTTCTCCGCGCTCTACCTGTGGCTTGAGCGCCGCGGCCGGGAGGACTGA
- a CDS encoding LacI family DNA-binding transcriptional regulator — MKSRLAEVAQKVGVSEATVSRVLNGRPGVSESTRNAVLTALDVLGYERPTQLRGERARLIGLVLPELQNPIFPAIAEVVGGALAQRGFTPVLCTRTAGGLSEADYVTMLLEQQVSGVVFAGGHFAEDDAPHEHYEQLRERGVPVVVLNAAVEHLGFPQVSTDDAVAVEQAFGHLAALGHERIGMIVGPADHIPSRRKLAAFARQYRRLGREPQPEWIAHALFALEGGRAAAARMLKAGVTGIICGSDPLALGAIRAARRADLAVPGQVSVVGFDDSAFMNCTEPPLTTVRQPIEALGRAAVALLVRQIDGGDVTAEELLFEPELVVRGSTGPAL, encoded by the coding sequence ATGAAGAGCAGACTCGCCGAGGTCGCGCAGAAGGTCGGGGTCAGCGAGGCCACCGTGAGCCGGGTGCTCAACGGGCGCCCCGGGGTCTCCGAGAGCACCCGCAACGCCGTGCTCACCGCGCTGGACGTGCTCGGCTACGAGCGGCCCACCCAACTGCGGGGCGAGCGCGCCCGGTTGATCGGCCTGGTGCTGCCCGAGCTGCAGAACCCGATCTTCCCGGCGATCGCCGAGGTGGTCGGTGGCGCGCTGGCCCAGCGCGGCTTCACGCCGGTGCTCTGCACCCGCACCGCCGGCGGCCTCTCGGAGGCCGACTACGTCACCATGCTGCTGGAGCAGCAGGTCTCCGGAGTGGTCTTCGCCGGCGGCCACTTCGCCGAGGACGACGCCCCGCACGAGCACTACGAGCAGCTGCGCGAGCGCGGCGTGCCGGTGGTGGTGCTCAACGCGGCCGTCGAGCACCTCGGCTTCCCGCAGGTCTCCACCGACGACGCGGTCGCCGTCGAGCAGGCCTTCGGCCACCTGGCCGCGCTCGGCCACGAGCGGATCGGCATGATCGTCGGCCCGGCCGACCACATCCCCTCCCGGCGCAAACTCGCCGCCTTCGCCCGGCAGTACCGGCGGCTGGGCCGCGAGCCGCAGCCCGAGTGGATCGCGCACGCCCTGTTCGCCCTGGAGGGCGGCCGGGCAGCGGCCGCCCGGATGCTCAAGGCCGGTGTCACCGGCATCATCTGCGGCAGCGACCCGCTGGCGCTGGGCGCCATCCGGGCGGCCCGCCGGGCCGACCTGGCCGTACCCGGGCAGGTCTCGGTGGTGGGCTTCGACGACTCCGCGTTCATGAACTGCACCGAGCCGCCGCTCACCACGGTCCGGCAGCCGATCGAGGCGCTCGGCCGGGCGGCCGTGGCCCTGCTGGTCCGTCAGATCGACGGCGGCGACGTGACCGCGGAGGAGCTGCTCTTCGAGCCGGAGCTGGTGGTGCGCGGCTCCACCGGCCCCGCGCTGTAG